One genomic window of Medicago truncatula cultivar Jemalong A17 chromosome 1, MtrunA17r5.0-ANR, whole genome shotgun sequence includes the following:
- the LOC120578270 gene encoding auxin-induced protein 15A: MLRSFVRKIQKGLTQTVQKSHLNEDVREGYFAVVAIKDGEMKRFMIGLEYLSDPAFLGLLDQAREEYGFRQQGILAVPCGPQELQNILDSLNQKSIKWCRSN, translated from the coding sequence ATGCTTAGATCCTTCGTTAGAAAAATACAAAAGGGACTCACACAAACTGTTCAAAAAAGCCACTTGAATGAAGATGTTAGAGAAGGATATTTTGCAGTGGTTGCAATCAAAGATGGAGAAATGAAAAGGTTTATGATTGGGTTAGAGTATTTGAGTGATCCTGCATTTTTGGGATTACTTGATCAAGCTAGGGAAGAGTATGGTTTTAGACAGCAAGGAATTCTTGCAGTCCCTTGTGGGCCTCAAGAATTACAAAACATTCTAGATAGCTTAAACCAGAAGAGCATCAAATGGTGCAGGAGTAATTAG